From Hydractinia symbiolongicarpus strain clone_291-10 chromosome 12, HSymV2.1, whole genome shotgun sequence, one genomic window encodes:
- the LOC130622455 gene encoding argininosuccinate lyase-like — protein MSCNQPCKESSGKLWGGRFSGETDPVMEKFNSSINVDKRMWEEDIKGSVAYAEGLGKINILTVSEVAQITDGLKKVSEEWRSGKFEIKLADEDIHTANERRLKELIGTVAGKLHTGRSRNDQVATDTRLWLYKEIQVIKSFMISFIDVFLQRSSNEIDILMPGYTHMQRAQPIRWSHWLLSHAWAFKEDTDRLMELAPRVSMLPLGSGAIAGNPLGIDREFLAKTVGFNGVTKNSLHGSSGRDFIAEFLFWSSLFMTHLSKLAEDLIIYNTKEFQFVTLSDAYSTGSSLMPQKKNPDSLELIRGKAGRIFGNFSGFMMTLKGLPSTYNKDLQEDKEPLFDTVDTLKGVLQVAAGTLSTLTIHKDKCLDALSPDMLSTDVAYYLVRKGVPFREAHGLAGSVVQLAEKKGVVMNELTVEDLITVSPLFGEHAKKIWDYSCSVDQYVSTGGTSKAAVIKQIQELKMWIEMQ, from the coding sequence atgaGCTGCAACCAACCTTGCAAGGAATCATCAGGAAAGCTATGGGGTGGAAGATTTTCAGGAGAAACAGATCCTGTTATGGAAAAGTTCAATTCTTCTATCAATGTTGATAAGCGTATGTGGGAAGAAGACATCAAAGGGAGTGTAGCATATGCAGAGGGCTTaggaaaaatcaatattttgacAGTTAGTGAGGTTGCACAGATTACAGATGGCCTAAAAAAAGTATCCGAAGAATGGCGGTCAGGCAAATTTGAAATAAAGCTGGCTGATGAGGATATCCATACAGCAAATGAAAGGAGATTAAAAGAATTGATTGGGACTGTAGCAGGAAAACTGCATACTGGTCGTAGCAGAAATGACCAAGTGGCTACTGATACCCGACTCTGGCTTTATAAAGAAATCCAAGTTATTAAGTCGTTTATGATTTCGTTTATTGATGTGTTTCTTCAACGATCGTCTAATGAAATTGATATATTGATGCCAGGATATACACATATGCAAAGAGCTCAACCGATTCGATGGAGTCATTGGCTTTTAAGTCATGCTTGGGCTTTTAAGGAAGATACTGATCGTTTAATGGAATTGGCACCACGTGTTAGTATGCTTCCCTTAGGAAGTGGTGCAATTGCAGGGAATCCTCTTGGCATTGATCGTGAATTTTTGGCTAAAACCGTGGGATTCAATGGTGTAACAAAGAATAGCTTGCATGGTTCAAGTGGAAGAGACTTTATCGCAGAGTTTCTGTTTTGGTCATCTCTTTTTATGACCCATTTAAGCAAGCTTGCAGAAGATCTGATCATCTATAACACCAAGGAGTTTCAGTTTGTAACATTATCTGATGCTTACAGTACAGGTAGCAGCCTGATGCCACAAAAGAAAAATCCAGACAGTCTTGAATTAATCCGTGGAAAAGCTGGTCGCATATTTGGTAATTTTTCAGGATTTATGATGACATTGAAAGGTCTTCCAAGTACTTATAATAAGGACTTACAAGAAGATAAAGAACCCTTGTTCGATACTGTTGATACTTTAAAAGGTGTCTTACAAGTTGCTGCTGGCACTTTAAGCACGCTCACCATTCACAAGGATAAGTGTCTAGATGCATTAAGTCCTGATATGTTATCAACTGATGTTGCTTATTATCTGGTACGAAAAGGTGTACCCTTTCGGGAAGCTCATGGCTTGGCTGGTTCAGTTGTGCAACTTGCTGAAAAGAAAGGAGTTGTCATGAATGAATTGACAGTGGAAGATCTTATCACAGTGAGTCCTTTGTTTGGAGAACATGCGAAAAAAATCTGGGATTATAGTTGCAGTGTTGATCAGTATGTATCAACCGGTGGAACAAGTAAGGCAGCAGTCATAAAACAAATTCAGGAGTTAAAGATGTGGATTGAAATGCAATAA
- the LOC130622458 gene encoding interferon alpha-inducible protein 27-like protein 2B, protein MPCWGSILVGAAAAGASIAGAPLVLGGLGFTAGGVAVGSVAAGVQSTLYGGMASGAFSVLQAAGAAGIGGAGKTVIGTVAGAAASKIYECTIGCDV, encoded by the exons ATGCCGTGCT ggGGTAGCATATTAGTTGGAGCAGCTGCTGCTGGTGCATCTATCGCCGGTGCGCCATTGGTTCTCGGAGGTTTAGGGTTTACCGCTGGAG GAGTGGCAGTGGGTAGCGTTGCTGCTGGTGTGCAGAGTACCTTGTATGGAGGGATGGCCTCTGGTGCCTTTTCTGTTCTGCAAGCTGCTGGAGCTGCTGGAATTGGTGGAGCTGGTAAAACCGTTATTGGTACTGTAGCAGGTGCTGCCGCGTCAAAAATTTACGAATGCACTATAGGATGTGACGTCTAA
- the LOC130621217 gene encoding uncharacterized protein LOC130621217 has protein sequence MSEEQRKAVAAIIIATTLLPTNFFKPKVTRRIWLLLEKVRSKLTKKTTHLRKPLEPELKLTITLRFLATGENFTSLHHHYSVGISTIATFIPQVCQALHDTLKDDFLKFPENKDDWLEIASEFETMWQFPNCIGAMDGKHIALYHPKLSGSTYYNYKGFFSLVLLGIIDARYRFIFVDIGCQGRLSDGGVFRRCEFFRGLSTNSIDLPERRKLPNISGIDDSFLNPECDQPLLPYVLVADNAFPLTEYCMKPYAQKGLTESKRIFNYRLSRARRTSENAFGILVNRFRCLTAKLNVLPESAVKVTLATCALHNMLCSMSMQTYTNAEGPEIKDNIFNNLSSLSPMEGTKSRNFSTRAENIRNSFSDYFQGIGQVHWQWNQVYGQ, from the exons ATGTCTGAGGAACAGAGAAAAGCGGTTGCTGCGATTATTATTGCTACAACTTTACTTCCGACAAACTTTTTCAAACCTAAGGTTACGCGTAGAATTTGG CTTTTACTTGAGAAAGTCAGAAGTAAATTAACGAAGAAGACAACGCATTTACGGAAACCTTTGGAGCCGGAGTTGAAGCTGACAATAACTTTGCGCTTTCTCGCTACTGGGGAGAATTTTACTAGCTTACATCATCACTATTCTGTTGGTATTTCAACCATTGCCACATTTATTCCTCAGGTTTGTCAAGCATTACATGATACACTAAAAGATGATTTCCTCAAGTTCCCCGAAAACAAAGACGACTGGCTTGAAATTGCATCTGAATTCGAAACGATGTGGCAATTTCCAAATTGCATTGGGGCAATGGATGGAAAACATATTGCTCTGTACCATCCTAAGCTTAGCGGTTCAACATACTACAACTACAAAGGTTTTTTCAGTTTAGTTTTACTAGGTATCATTGATGCGCGTTATCGATTTATTTTTGTCGATATCGGCTGCCAGGGACGTCTGAGCGATGGTGGAGTTTTCAGGCGGTGTGAATTTTTCAGAGGATTATCTACAAACAGCATAGATTTACCAGAAAGGAGAAAACTGCCAAACATATCTGGAATTGATGATTCCTTCCTTAACCCTGAGTGTGACCAGCCACTCTTGCCATACGTTCTAGTTGCTGATAATGCTTTTCCCTTAACTGAGTATTGCATGAAACCTTACGCACAGAAAGGACTTACTGAGTCAAAGCGCATATTCAACTATCGTTTATCACGTGCAAGAAGAACAAGTGAAAACGCTTTTGGAATACTTGTAAATCGGTTTCGCTGCCTCActgcaaaattaaatgttttgcCCGAATCTGCTGTAAAAGTAACGTTAGCTACTTGTGCGCTACATAATATGCTGTGTAGTATGTCTATGCAAACGTATACAAACGCGGAGGGACCGGAAATcaaagataatatttttaacaacctATCAAGTCTGTCCCCGATGGAAGGAACAAAATCAAGAAACTTTAGCACACGCGCAGAAAATATTCGAAATTCTTTCAGTGATTATTTTCAAGGTATAGGTCAGGTGCATTGGCAATGGAATCAAGTATACGGACAATAG
- the LOC130621219 gene encoding rho-related protein racC-like, whose product MVKNKELVSTFDKKVVFVGEKGTGVTSLIACYVQKTMPCYHSDPICKKSQEITIDLGKSKVNLEICDLGQKTWHERVIDYTETNVFVICCSVEYPASLLRAYQHWICEIRSYCPYTPVFLVCNKIDLRDDKGVTEKLQQYGLKLISKFAGEVMSETIKAAGYFETSTLHNFNIDELFKRIAIASLKEKDKSERRCCCNVL is encoded by the coding sequence ATGGTGAAGAATAAAGAACTAGTATCAACATTTGACAAAAAAGTTGTGTTTGTCGGTGAGAAAGGCACGGGTGTGACTTCTTTGATTGCATGTTATGTTCAAAAAACCATGCCATGTTATCACTCCGATCCAATCTGCAAGAAATCACAAGAAATTACTATAGACCTTGGTAAATCAAAAGTAAACTTAGAAATTTGTGATCTGGGGCAAAAGACGTGGCACGAGCGCGTTATTGACTACACAGAAACAAACGTCTTTGTTATTTGCTGTTCTGTGGAGTATCCTGCCAGTTTGTTGCGAGCGTATCAACATTGGATATGTGAGATTAGAAGCTATTGCCCATATACACCGGTCTTTTTAGTGTGCAATAAAATTGATTTGCGAGATGATAAAGGCGTTACAGAAAAACTGCAACAGTATGGACTTAAACTTATATCAAAGTTTGCTGGTGAAGTAATGTCGGAAACTATTAAAGCCGCAGGGTATTTCGAAACATCAACTTTGCACAACTTTAACATAGACGAGTTATTTAAGCGTATAGCAATTGCTTCTCTAAAGGAAAAAGATAAATCTGAGAGACGATGTTGCTGCAATGTACTGTGA
- the LOC130622456 gene encoding tetratricopeptide repeat protein 38-like: MGLRDCQAWKDENLAMSSTSNEAVKLYDDVINQYVTWTENPQYGGMEGTVIAMLEHDVEFVMGNVLSAGLDLMGTARTIRLDKTFKKELDYLKSLSEKDRTNFREKLHCKAILHYAHEQFKPACDTWEEILAEYPNDLLALKFAHDAYFYLGNSVMIRDSVGRVLPYWKPSNPLYGYLQGMFSFGLEEMNMYAMAERYAKEALSKNPTDCWATHAAAHCYEMTGRSKDGIDFMGATEKEWSKGAMLACHNYWHWALYYIENGDYESALGLYDQQVGKRVKSGAALDIVDAASLLKRLEMEGINVGNRWELVYDICRPHVDEHVTIFNDVHYLMCFLGAQKSKKDIVKTFMDSVSSYMSNTKTENTELFKKVGNDLLRAVVAYSEGRFDDTVNLLYPLKNELVTIGGSHAQRDVFNQMLLQACIQSKDKRNINIGHALLNERKVVKENSPLTDRMISKFIAQHNSAAK, encoded by the coding sequence ATGGGATTACGCGACTGTCAAGCTTGGAAAGACGAGAATCTAGCAATGTCTTCCACGAGCAATGAGGCTGTAAAGTTGTATGACGATGTCATTAATCAATACGTTACATGGACAGAAAACCCGCAGTATGGTGGAATGGAAGGAACCGTCATAGCTATGCTTGAGCATGATGTAGAATTTGTCATGGGCAACGTCTTATCTGCAGGGCTTGATCTTATGGGCACAGCCCGAACAATTAGACTTgataaaacctttaaaaaagAGCTTGACTATCTTAAGAGTTTGTCGGAAAAGGACAGGACGAATTTTCGTGAAAAACTACACTGCAAAGCTATATTGCATTACGCGCACGAGCAATTCAAACCTGCCTGTGATACATGGGAAGAGATATTGGCAGAATACCCAAACGATCTTCTTGCGTTGAAATTTGCCCATGATGCTTATTTTTACTTGGGGAATTCAGTTATGATACGTGACAGCGTGGGCCGAGTTTTGCCTTACTGGAAACCGTCGAATCCTTTATATGGATATCTTCAAGGCATGTTTTCGTTCGGATTAGAAGAGATGAACATGTATGCCATGGCTGAGAGGTATGCAAAAGAAGCACTTAGTAAGAACCCAACTGATTGCTGGGCCACCCATGCTGCTGCCCATTGTTATGAAATGACAGGGCGTTCAAAGGATGGTATTGATTTTATGGGCGCAACTGAAAAGGAATGGAGCAAAGGAGCTATGTTGGCTTGTCATAATTACTGGCATTGGGCGTTGTATTATATTGAGAACGGTGACTATGAAAGTGCTCTTGGGTTGTACGACCAACAAGTTGGCAAACGGGTTAAATCTGGAGCTGCATTAGATATTGTTGACGCGGCTTCGTTACTGAAACGGCTTGAAATGGAAGGTATAAACGTGGGTAATCGCTGGGAACTAGTGTACGATATATGCCGCCCTCATGTTGATGAGCATGTTACCATATTTAACGATGTCCACTACCTGATGTGTTTCTTAGGTGCACAGAAAAGCAAAAAAGACATTGTAAAAACATTTATGGACTCTGTTAGCTCTTACATGTCGAACACGAAGACAGAAAACACTgaacttttcaaaaaagttgGAAATGATTTGTTACGTGCAGTCGTTGCGTACAGCGAAGGTAGATTTGACGACACAGTCAATTTGCTGTATCCTCTCAAAAATGAGCTAGTTACCATTGGTGGAAGCCATGCTCAGCGTGATGTTTTTAATCAAATGTTGTTGCAAGCTTGTATTCAATCTAAAGACAAGAGAAACATCAATATTGGTCACGCTCTGTTAAATGAAAGAAAGGTAGTGAAAGAAAATTCTCCGTTGACCGATCGAATGATAAGTAAATTCATAGCGCAGCATAACTCAGCTGCAAAATAA